The region ATGGGTAATGCGGTGGATGTGGGTGGTGCCCGGCAACTGGTAGAAAACATCTCGGATTCGGTCGCACGTAACCCTGGGGCCATCATCAGCCTGGCACGCCTGAAAACGGCGGACGACTACACCTACATGCATTCCGTGGCAGTGTGCGCCATGATGGTGGCACTGGCCAAGCAGCTGGGCCTGAATGATGCACAAACGCGCTCAAGTGGCATGGCCGGCTTGTTGCATGACGTGGGCAAGGTGGCCATGCCACCCGAGGTACTCAACAAGCCCGGCAAGCTGACCGAGGCCGAATTCACCCTCATCCGCACCCATCCTGTGCAAGGCATCAGATTGCTCAAGGCCACGCCTGATGTGGACCCGGTGGCGCTGGATGTGGTGTTGCATCACCATGAAAAAATGGACGGTACCGGTTACCCGGATCGCCTGAAAGGTGACCAGATCAGCCTGTACGCCAAAATGGGCGCGGTGTGTGATGTGTACGATGCCATCACATCCAACCGCCCTTACAAAGCGGGGTGGGACCCGGCCGAATCCTTGCGCAAGATGGCCGAATGGACCAAGAGCCACTTTGATCTCATGGTGTTTCAGGCTTTTGTCAAGAGCATGGGTATTTACCCGGTGGGCTCGCTGGTGCGGCTGAATTCGGGCCGTATCGGGGTGGTGACGGAGCAGTCTGCGGGCTCACTCACCACGCCGATCATGAAGGTGTTTTTCTCCACCAAATCCAATATGCGCATCATGCCCTATGTGCTGGACTTGTCTTTGCCGGGTTGCACCGAAAAAATATTTCAGCGTGAAGACCCGGAAAAATGGAAGTTCCCAGACCTCAATGAAATGTGGTCCGGGCTGTTACTACCTACTTGATTGGGAATGAATTTGGCTTCTGATGTTTGTAATAAGAGCGTTAGTAGCTATATAAGTTATAGCTAAAAAAGATGCCATGTTCAGCAGCCGCGGGTGATCGGCATGTCGACGGGCTGCGGCTTGGCGGCGTACTTGCGCAGCTCCAGCTTGGCAATGGCGTTACGGTGCACCTCATCCGGGCCGTCGGCAAAACGCAGGGTGCGTGCACTGGCGTAGGCATAAGCCAGCGGAAAGTCGTCACACATGCCGGCTCCACCAAAGGCCTGCATGGCCCAGTCAATCACCTGGCAGGCCATGTTGGGGGCCACCACCTTGATCATGGCGATCTCGTTCTTGGCAAATTTATTGCCCGCCACGTCCATCATCCAGGCCGCTTTCAGGGTGAGCAGGCGTGCCATGTCGATCTTGCAACGGGCCTCGGCAATCCGCTCTTGTGTGACTGTTTGCGAGGCAATGGGTTTGCCAAAGGCCACGCGCTGGGTCGTGCGTTTGCACATCAGCTCCAGCGCCCGTTCGGCCAGGCCAATCAGGCGCATGCAGTGGTGGATACGTCCTGGGCCCAGGCGGCCTTGGGCGATCTCGAAGCCGCGGCCCTCACCCAGCAAAATGTTGCTGGCCGGGACGCACACATTTTTGTAGCTGATTTCCATGTGGCCATGGGGTGCATCGTCGTAGCCCATCACGTTCAGCGGGCGCAACACCGTGACACCGGGGGCGTTGGATGGCACCAGAATCATGCTTTGCTGGGTGTGGCGGTCTGACTCGGGGTTGGTTTTGCCCATCACGATGTGGACGGCACAGCGCGGGTCACCCGCGCCGCTGATCCACCATTTGCGGCCATTGATCACATAGTCGTCACCGTCACGCTCGATGCGGGTTTCGATGTTGGTGGCATCGCTGGAGGCGACATCCGGCTCGGTCATGGAAAACGCCGAGCGGATGTTGCCTTCCAGCAGGGGTTTGAGCCATTGTTGTTTGTGCTCGGTGGAGCCGTAGCGCGCAATGGTTTCCATGTTGCCGGTGTCGGGGGCCGAGCAGTTGAAGACTTCGCTGCTCCACATTACCCGGCCCATGATTTCGGCCAAGGGCGCGTATTCCTGGTTGGTCAGGCCAGCACCCGCGTTAATGCCACCGGCTTGTGCGCTGTCGAGCGGGTAGAACAGGTTCCACAAGCCTTGTTCCTGTGCTTTCAGTTTGAGGTTTTCAATGGTTTGCAGCGGTGTCCAACGCTTGCCTGCAGCCGTGTTGGCTTCCACTTCGGCATGGTGTGCACCTTCAGCCGGGTAGATGTGCTCATCCATGAATTGGAGCAACCTGGCTTGTAATTCTTTGGTTTTGGGGGAGTAGTCAAAATCCATGGTGGTCTCGCAAGGGTGATGGAGTGGGTAAAAATTTATAAGAAATAGGGCGCTAGCGCTTTATGGGTAAGCGTAAGCAGCTATCAAATTTAATTTATGCACGTTGCGCAAATTGCCAGGCCAGTTGCGCCAGCGGGCGGGCTCCGGCGGCGGTGCTGATGGCCTGGGCGCTGGCGGCGGTACCGGCTTCGACACGTTTGCCAATGCCTTGCAGGATGGCGGCCATGCGAAACAGGTTGTAGGCCATATAAAAGGCCCAGTCTTGTGTCAGTTGTTCGGGCGTGGCCAAGCGGGTGCGCTGGCAGTATTGGCGAATGTAGTCAGCCTCTTGCGGAATGCCCAGGGCCGCCCAGTCCAGCCCGCCAATGCCGCGAAACGCGCCGGGGGCAATGTGCCAGCCCATGCAGTGGTAGCTGAAGTCGGCCAGCGGGTGCCCCAGGGTGGAGAGTTCCCAGTCCAGCACCGCAATCACCCGTGGCTCCGTGGGGTGGAACACCAGGTTGTCCAGCCGGTAGTCTCCATGCACGATGCTGACCATGGCCGGGTCACGCGCCATGGCCGGAATGTGTTCGGGCAGCCAGATCATGAGCTTGTCCATCTCGGGGATCGGCTGGGTGATGGAGGCTGCATACTGCTTGCTCCAGCGGCCAATCTGGCGCTCAAAATAGTTGCCGGGTTTGCCGTAGTCTGACAGGCCGCGGGCGGCGAAATCCACGCTGTGCAAGGCGGCGATGACGCGGTTCATTTCGTCGTAAATGGCCGCACGCTCGGTGCGGCTCATACCCGGCAGGGACTGATCCCACAGAATACGCCCGTCCATGCACTCCATGATGTAAAACGCCCGGCCAATCACCGACTCGTCCTCGCACAGGCACAGCATCTTGGGCACGGGCACATCTGAGCCAGCCAGACCACGCATCACGGCGTATTCGCGCTCAATGGCGTGGGCTGAGGGCAGCAGCTTGGCCACCGGGCCTGGTTTGCTGCGCATCACATAGTTTTGGCCGGGTGTGATCAGTTTGTAGGTGGGGTTGGACTGGCCTCCTTTGAACGATTCCACGCTTAAAGGCCCTTTGAAATCGGGCAGGTGTTGTGTGAGCCATTGAGTCAGGGCCGGCACATCAAAGGCCTGGGCCGCGGTCACCGCATGGGTGCCGATGAATTGGTCAAAATCAGTCATGGTGTGTGAAGGGCAATATGGTTGGGGCCGTGGGTGGATGGATAGGTTTCA is a window of Rhodoferax lithotrophicus DNA encoding:
- a CDS encoding HD-GYP domain-containing protein, translated to MLKKIAVDQLQLGMHLKEFCGSWMDHPFWRTGFVLTNPLDLDLILRSSIKEVWIDASLGDDVPEGQAVMDEEEVEVAPTEAVKKLKVSVVPHLLRDTTPIPADKEMARAAMICQESKAAVIAMFEEARMGNAVDVGGARQLVENISDSVARNPGAIISLARLKTADDYTYMHSVAVCAMMVALAKQLGLNDAQTRSSGMAGLLHDVGKVAMPPEVLNKPGKLTEAEFTLIRTHPVQGIRLLKATPDVDPVALDVVLHHHEKMDGTGYPDRLKGDQISLYAKMGAVCDVYDAITSNRPYKAGWDPAESLRKMAEWTKSHFDLMVFQAFVKSMGIYPVGSLVRLNSGRIGVVTEQSAGSLTTPIMKVFFSTKSNMRIMPYVLDLSLPGCTEKIFQREDPEKWKFPDLNEMWSGLLLPT
- a CDS encoding acyl-CoA dehydrogenase family protein, yielding MDFDYSPKTKELQARLLQFMDEHIYPAEGAHHAEVEANTAAGKRWTPLQTIENLKLKAQEQGLWNLFYPLDSAQAGGINAGAGLTNQEYAPLAEIMGRVMWSSEVFNCSAPDTGNMETIARYGSTEHKQQWLKPLLEGNIRSAFSMTEPDVASSDATNIETRIERDGDDYVINGRKWWISGAGDPRCAVHIVMGKTNPESDRHTQQSMILVPSNAPGVTVLRPLNVMGYDDAPHGHMEISYKNVCVPASNILLGEGRGFEIAQGRLGPGRIHHCMRLIGLAERALELMCKRTTQRVAFGKPIASQTVTQERIAEARCKIDMARLLTLKAAWMMDVAGNKFAKNEIAMIKVVAPNMACQVIDWAMQAFGGAGMCDDFPLAYAYASARTLRFADGPDEVHRNAIAKLELRKYAAKPQPVDMPITRGC
- a CDS encoding phosphotransferase, with the protein product MTDFDQFIGTHAVTAAQAFDVPALTQWLTQHLPDFKGPLSVESFKGGQSNPTYKLITPGQNYVMRSKPGPVAKLLPSAHAIEREYAVMRGLAGSDVPVPKMLCLCEDESVIGRAFYIMECMDGRILWDQSLPGMSRTERAAIYDEMNRVIAALHSVDFAARGLSDYGKPGNYFERQIGRWSKQYAASITQPIPEMDKLMIWLPEHIPAMARDPAMVSIVHGDYRLDNLVFHPTEPRVIAVLDWELSTLGHPLADFSYHCMGWHIAPGAFRGIGGLDWAALGIPQEADYIRQYCQRTRLATPEQLTQDWAFYMAYNLFRMAAILQGIGKRVEAGTAASAQAISTAAGARPLAQLAWQFAQRA